GCTTTGATGTTTACTCCTGCTTTTTCATATTGAGTAACTACTGTCATAATTAACCTTTCTGTTACTTATAATGTTCTTTAAGGTTTCGGTATATAACTGATGCTCCAATGATCGTACTCTGTTTTTAAGTTCTATAATTGTTTCAAACGGGAAAACAGGAAATTCAGTGTAATTTAAAAGCCTTCCTGCGTCGAGTTTAGGAATTGTTTCATGAATTGATAACCCCCAGCAGGGCATTTTATTTTTAATAGCAAATTCGTATCCATGCGCCCCTTGATATAAATCTAACGGAGCAGGGTGAAGGTTTATAATAGAAAGGTTTGTGGGGTAATTTTTAAGTTCTTCAAAAAAAGTAGTCGATAATATTCTCATGTATCCAGCGAGTGCAATGACTAAAATATCTGGAATTGTATGCAATATTTTCCAAATAGCCTTTTCATGTTCTGCACGCGAGCTAAAATTTTTGTGCGGGATTACTTTAAAGTCAATGTTTAATTTTTTTGAAATTTCTATAACACCTGCATTTTCGATATTACAGATGAGTAATTTTTTTTGTGCTGGAAAAGCTTGTGCAATTGCTTCAAAATTAGATCCAGTACCACTTGCAAACACAACAATCATAAATTGCTTTACCACTTAATTAGTTATTGTTTTCAAATTCTAAACCAATATCGGTTCTAAAATGAGGGGAGATCTCATCTCCAAAATTGTTTTTTAACTTAACAGCATTCATAATTTCATAGGCATTGTTGCGTGCATTTGAAAATGAGGTATGAGCGGCCAAGACTCCAAGGATTCTTCCTCCTGTTGTGGTTTTATCGGTTTCAATAGCAGAGGGAATCAATTCGCAATTCAATTTTTCTATTTCGTGAGCAGAAGGCAAAAGAACTTCGCGGCGTTCAGGAGTTGTAAAAGGATATTCTGGTGCCGCGCCCACAACAAAAACTCTTTTTAGTTGATCATGGTCAAATGGAGTTTGAATTTTGTTTTGAAATAAAAATGGTAATTTTTTAGAAGTTCTTAAACATTCTATATAAAAATCACGTTGTAGCCCTGGTAAAATAACTTGGGTTTCGGGATCTCCAAGTCTACAATTGTATTCAAGCAGCCACGCGCTTTGCTGTTTATCGACCATAAATCCAGCAAACAAAAAGCCATAATAAGGCATATTGCGTAAACTCAACTCTTTAAGAGTTTTACTAAAAGTCGCAGTAATTTGCTCCATTATTGGATTAGAAACGAACATGGGAGCAAGTGTTCCCATTCCTCCAGTGTTAGGTCCTGATTGATGATCATCGCGGCGTTTGTAATCTTGCGCAATTGGAAGTAATCGAAACTGTTCGGCATTACACAGAGCAATCACAGATAATTCATAGCCTGTAATGAGTTCTTCAATGAGAAAAAAAGGTTCACCTTGAATTTTACTAAACGAGGGAGTTTTGAGTTGGTTTAGCAATTGCGCCCAATCTGAAATATTGTTTTCAATAGAGTGCAAAGCACAAGAGATGTCGTCAACAGTTTGAAGTAGAAAAACTCCTTTACCCGCTGCCAATCCATCATATTTAATAACGCATGGCAAAGTCAGATCAGGCGTGTGGCCTTCGGTTAAGTGCTGTTGCAATGCATTTTTAAGGTGAGTCCAGCTTATCGCTGTTGAACGTGGCGTGAGTACGCCAGCGGCATGCATAATTTCTTTACTAAATATTTTACTTGTTTCAAGCGAAGCGCACGATAATGAGGGGGCAAGAACAGGAATTTGATATGTGCTACAGGCTTCGGCAATCCCTTGCGCAATTGGTATTTCTGGACCAGAAATCACCAAGCCAACATTGTGGTCTTTAGCAAAACGAGCAATGTCTTGAATTTGGGAATACGGACAATGAGAATATTTTGGAGATTGCCAAAGCCTATCTCCAGACGCGCAAAATACTGTATTGACTTCGGGTAGTTTGGCAACAGAAGAATAAATGGAATAATCTCTTCCCCCATTTCCTATAACTAAAACTTTGCTTGGGTATGTAGCAGATAAAATAATTTCGTCAAATAAATGAGATGGCATAGGCCAGTCTGCAAGACAATGATGAAATATTTCTTGAGTGCTGATAGTGCCAATAAGAGTTTGATACAGTTCTTGATATCGTTCTGTGATTTTTTGTGCCAAGTGTTTTGTTTGCTCAGTGTCTTGTAAAAATGGATGCTCTGTAGGATTGCTCAGAACATTTTCAATGCTATTATTAAATAAAGTTAGTATTTCTTCTCGAAGAAATTCTTTTGAAAGCTGTTTTGGGGTTGTCGTATTGTTATCAATTGCATACCAGTAACGAGAAGAATCGGGAGTATGTACTTCGTCAACAAGGATAATGCGGTCTTCAAAAATTCCCATTTCATACTTGGTATCAACTAAAATTAGCTCTCGTGAATGCGCTTGACTCTGACCAAAGTTAAAGAGTTCTAAAGCTTTAGTACAGATAAATTCCCAATTATCTTTGCCGACAATTTTTGCGGCTTCATGGTTTGAGATGGGTTGATCATGATTCCCTTGAACTTTAATTGCTGGTGTGATGATGGGGTGTGGGAATTTTTGATTTTGTGCCATCCCTTCAGGAAGTGCAATCCCAAAATTTTTATAAACTTCGAGCGTACCATGTTCTGAATACATTCTCCATAAACTTCCAGTAAGGTAACCTCTTACAATAATTTCAATTGGAAACACTTCCGCATTTTTTACTAATGTATGCGAATTTGATAAACAACCAATTAAGTTATTTTCAATAATATGTGAGGTTTTTAAAAAATTCCAAACGGAAATTGCTTGGAGAATTTCTCCTTTTTTTTCTACTTCAAACGGAAAAATAAAATCAAAAGCTGAAATACGGTTTGATGTCTGAATAATTCTTGTATTGTTGTTTAAAATAATAGAATTTCTGACTTTACCCAGATGAACATTTTTAACCATTTCCATAAACTGTGTTCCTTTAGAAATATTGTTGAATCTCATTTAGGTTTTTGTGCATTTGCAGGGTAGTCGTGTTACCTCCTGCAAAAATAGCTCTGCTAATAGGAAAAATAATTTCATTGGGTTGGTTAGCGCATTCTTGAATAATATTCCATTTTTGTGATTGAAAACCAAGACCAGGTGCCAGTATTGATAGGCCACTGTCTTTAATTTCGGGCGATAAAAGAATAGAATTATGATTAGCTCCAACAACAACACCTGCTATTTGATACAAATCAGTCGTATTTTTAAAAACCTCTTTTTGTTGCTTGCTGGTTGCTAGTAAAATATTTTTCCAGTTATTGTGAATAAAAGATAATTCTTGCGAACTAGATTCTGTGGTTGCACAAAGAATATAAACTCGACCTCTTTTTCCCCATCTTTTTGCACAGTATTCAAAAGAAACTTGAATAGACTTTTCTCCAAGAAAGGGGCTAATGGTTAATCCATGAACTCCTAATGTGTTGAAAGCAAAATGAAGATATGCTTGGAGAGAGTTTGAAATATCATTAAACTTGCCATCTAAAATAATTGTAAAAGTATTTTGAAATTGCGCAACCAATTCTTCAAGCAAAAGTAATCCTTTATTTCCAAAAGAAAGAAAAAAAGCGAATTGTGGTTTAATAATAATATTGTAGAGCGAATTTTTACAAAAATCTAGAATTTCCATATGTTTGTACACACATTCTTTAAATTGTTTAAACTTATGTTCTGTTGGATTAGGATCAATCCCTAAACAAAGTTTAATATTTTTATTTAATTTGTTTTGCACTTAATTGCTCCTTAAATGTATCTGCAACAAGAATAGAAGTTTTTTGATCATTGGAATACGTAACAAAATGTCCCATTTTTCTTTTTGAAGTTGGTTCTATTTTTCCATAAAGAGTAATATCAATCACTTCAGGAAAGTTTTTCCATGCAGCTAAATTTAAAGTTTTATTATTATTAAAATCTTGTGCTAACCAAGTTTCGCCAAGTAAATTAGTCATACAGTAATTTCCTGGTAATAATTGGGGTGAGTGTAAAGGATAATTTAACAACACACGAGCCAATGCATCAAACTGGCTAAAGTTACAAGATTTTTGAGTTATGTGTCCAGAGTTATGAGGACGAGGTGCAAATTCATTAATATAAATATATAAATCTTCTATATTTTTTTGTTTATCTAAATGTGATGGTTTTTTAGTAATAAAAAATTCAGTTGTTAATAATCCAACTACATCTAAATCTTGTGCCGCTTGTAACGCAAGCATTTTAATTTTTTCTTGCACAGCGGTTGGCAAAGATGAAGGTAATGTTGTTTGATGTAAAATATTATTAACATGTATATTATCAAAAATTGGAAAACAAACACTAGAACCTTGCATATTGCGTGCAACAATACAACTTGCTTCTTGTAAAAGTGAAAGTTTTTCTTCAAGAATTAGAGGAACAAAATTTTCTTTTGTCAAAGTTTTTATAAATTGATTTAATTCATTAGAACTATTAATTATCCACTGCCCTTTTCCATCATAACCACCAGCAGCTGTTTTAATAATATATGGAAACGGAAAATCATCTGTAACTTTAATTAAATTATCATAATTTTCTATTGAAATAAATTGGCAAGTTGGATAATTATGTTGTAATAAAAAATTTTTTTCTAAAATTCTGTTTTGGGTTGTCTTTAAAATTTCTATTGAAGGAAAAATTTTTTTCCCAGTTTGTTGTTGTAACTTAGTTAAAAGTTCAGTGGGTACATTTTCAAATTCATATGTTATAATATCACATTCAGAAAAAAATGAAGATAACTTTTCGTAATCTAGCCAACAAGCTTGATAAAAAAAAGGTGTGCGTAAAAACGAAGGCGAAAAGGGTTCTGGTGCATAAAAAATGACTTTACAACCTAATTTTTGCAGCGCATCAGAGAGCATACTTCCAAGTTGACCACCACCTAAAATTCCAATTGTTTTCATAAAACAGAGTCCTTATTTTAAGACACATTTTTCTTGAATTTTTTTATTTCCTGCAAGCGCCATTTGCCCATTTTCTTTTCGCCAAATCATAATTTTTTCAAGCAGATTTAAATTTTCTAAAGAAAGAATTTGAATGGCAAATAATGCAGCATTGCTGGCGCCAGCAGAACCAATTGCAAAGGTAGCAGTAGGGATACCCTGAGGCATTTGCACAATCGATAACAGGCTATCAATTCCGTGTAACGCTTTGGACATGACAGGAACAGCCAATACGGGCAAAGGCGATAATGCACTGACCATGCCTGGCAGGTGAGCGGCACCTCCCGCACCTGCAATAATTATTTTAATACCTCTTTTATGCGCTGTTTTTGCATATTCAAACATCAATTCTGGTGTTCGATGGGCACTGATAATTTGAATTTCGTAAGGAATATGAAACTCTATTAAAATATTTTCTGCATGCTGTAAGGTTTCGTAATCAGATTGGCTTCCCATAATAATGCTTATAATAGGATTAGCATTCACTTTGGCAATCTCCATAAATTGGGTGAGTATTTTGTGTAGGATTTTGTTGAAAATGTGTATTTTGTTTTTGGTACTCACCAGAAAAGCAAGAAACACACCAACCACCATTTTTCGATTTGCTGTTGCAGAGTGTGGATGGAGATAATTTTTGCATTACTTTTAAGAGTTGGGTTTGGGAAAGAAAAGCAAGAGTGGTGGATTTTAAAAAACGATTCATGTCTTCCAAGGAAAGTTGCTGTGCAAGAAGCTCCTTTCGTTTTGGAGTGTCTATCCCATAAAAGCACGGAAATTTTACAGGAGGAGAACCAATTCTTAAGTGAACTTCTGATGCTCCTGCTTCGTAGAGAAGTTCAATAATTTTTCTTGAGGTTGTTCCTCTGACAATGCTGTCATCAATGACAATAATTTTTTTGCCACGAATTGTTTCGCGAACAGGATTGAGTTTTAAACGGACTTTAAAGTTTCGTACGTTTTGTGCGGGTTCGATGAACGTGCGGCCGACATAGTGATTGCGGATAAATCCAATTTTATAGGGGATACGAGAAGCATGGGCATAACCCATTGCCATGGGAACACCACTATCGGGCACAGCAATCACCATATCTGCGGCTACAGGAAGGCTGTTAGCGAGCTCTTCTCCCAATGCAAACCGAGAATTTTGCGCAAGAATATTCCAGACAAGACTATCGGGGCGAGCAAAATACACATGTTCAAATACGCAGCGTGCTGGTGTTGGGTTTGGCTCACGTGATTGATGAAGTGCGTAAGATTGCATTTCTCCGTTAGACAAATTTATAGAAAGAATTTCTCCAGGAAGCAGATCGCGAATAAATTGTGCGCCAACTAAATCCATGGCACAGGTTTCACTTGCGATGATCCAGCTTTCAATGCTGTTTTCTTTTTGCATTTTGCCGAGTGAGAGTGGGCGATAGGCAAAGCTATCCACCACAGCGTAAAGATGAGTTGGAGTCAGCAATAAAATTGAAAATGCACCTGTCAGTTGTTCAAAAGCAGAAACAAGCTTTTCAATAAAATTAAGTTTGTTGCTACGCGCAATGAGATGCAGGATAATTTCGCTATCGGATGAGGCGTGAATAATAGAACCGGAGGATTCTAAAAAGTTTCTCAATTCTTTAGAATTTTCGATGTTGCCATTATGAGAAAGTGCAACTGGCATGCCGTGAACATTTGCAGTAATGGGCTGAATATTGGAGTGGGTATTGCCTCCTGCCGTACTGTAACGCACATGTCCAATTGCGTTATTGCCTTGTAACGCTGTGAGTGTGTGTTCTTTAAACACATCTGCGACAAGGCCCATGTCTCGG
This region of Spirobacillus cienkowskii genomic DNA includes:
- a CDS encoding formyltransferase family protein, with translation MIVVFASGTGSNFEAIAQAFPAQKKLLICNIENAGVIEISKKLNIDFKVIPHKNFSSRAEHEKAIWKILHTIPDILVIALAGYMRILSTTFFEELKNYPTNLSIINLHPAPLDLYQGAHGYEFAIKNKMPCWGLSIHETIPKLDAGRLLNYTEFPVFPFETIIELKNRVRSLEHQLYTETLKNIISNRKVNYDSSYSI
- a CDS encoding phosphoribosylaminoimidazolesuccinocarboxamide synthase, which gives rise to MEMVKNVHLGKVRNSIILNNNTRIIQTSNRISAFDFIFPFEVEKKGEILQAISVWNFLKTSHIIENNLIGCLSNSHTLVKNAEVFPIEIIVRGYLTGSLWRMYSEHGTLEVYKNFGIALPEGMAQNQKFPHPIITPAIKVQGNHDQPISNHEAAKIVGKDNWEFICTKALELFNFGQSQAHSRELILVDTKYEMGIFEDRIILVDEVHTPDSSRYWYAIDNNTTTPKQLSKEFLREEILTLFNNSIENVLSNPTEHPFLQDTEQTKHLAQKITERYQELYQTLIGTISTQEIFHHCLADWPMPSHLFDEIILSATYPSKVLVIGNGGRDYSIYSSVAKLPEVNTVFCASGDRLWQSPKYSHCPYSQIQDIARFAKDHNVGLVISGPEIPIAQGIAEACSTYQIPVLAPSLSCASLETSKIFSKEIMHAAGVLTPRSTAISWTHLKNALQQHLTEGHTPDLTLPCVIKYDGLAAGKGVFLLQTVDDISCALHSIENNISDWAQLLNQLKTPSFSKIQGEPFFLIEELITGYELSVIALCNAEQFRLLPIAQDYKRRDDHQSGPNTGGMGTLAPMFVSNPIMEQITATFSKTLKELSLRNMPYYGFLFAGFMVDKQQSAWLLEYNCRLGDPETQVILPGLQRDFYIECLRTSKKLPFLFQNKIQTPFDHDQLKRVFVVGAAPEYPFTTPERREVLLPSAHEIEKLNCELIPSAIETDKTTTGGRILGVLAAHTSFSNARNNAYEIMNAVKLKNNFGDEISPHFRTDIGLEFENNN
- the pyrF gene encoding orotidine-5'-phosphate decarboxylase, producing MQNKLNKNIKLCLGIDPNPTEHKFKQFKECVYKHMEILDFCKNSLYNIIIKPQFAFFLSFGNKGLLLLEELVAQFQNTFTIILDGKFNDISNSLQAYLHFAFNTLGVHGLTISPFLGEKSIQVSFEYCAKRWGKRGRVYILCATTESSSQELSFIHNNWKNILLATSKQQKEVFKNTTDLYQIAGVVVGANHNSILLSPEIKDSGLSILAPGLGFQSQKWNIIQECANQPNEIIFPISRAIFAGGNTTTLQMHKNLNEIQQYF
- a CDS encoding 5-(carboxyamino)imidazole ribonucleotide synthase, producing the protein MKTIGILGGGQLGSMLSDALQKLGCKVIFYAPEPFSPSFLRTPFFYQACWLDYEKLSSFFSECDIITYEFENVPTELLTKLQQQTGKKIFPSIEILKTTQNRILEKNFLLQHNYPTCQFISIENYDNLIKVTDDFPFPYIIKTAAGGYDGKGQWIINSSNELNQFIKTLTKENFVPLILEEKLSLLQEASCIVARNMQGSSVCFPIFDNIHVNNILHQTTLPSSLPTAVQEKIKMLALQAAQDLDVVGLLTTEFFITKKPSHLDKQKNIEDLYIYINEFAPRPHNSGHITQKSCNFSQFDALARVLLNYPLHSPQLLPGNYCMTNLLGETWLAQDFNNNKTLNLAAWKNFPEVIDITLYGKIEPTSKRKMGHFVTYSNDQKTSILVADTFKEQLSAKQIK
- the purE gene encoding 5-(carboxyamino)imidazole ribonucleotide mutase — translated: MGSQSDYETLQHAENILIEFHIPYEIQIISAHRTPELMFEYAKTAHKRGIKIIIAGAGGAAHLPGMVSALSPLPVLAVPVMSKALHGIDSLLSIVQMPQGIPTATFAIGSAGASNAALFAIQILSLENLNLLEKIMIWRKENGQMALAGNKKIQEKCVLK
- the purF gene encoding amidophosphoribosyltransferase, which codes for MCGVFGVTNVEHASKIAYLGLFALQHRGQESAGISVTETQIPDIRTHRDMGLVADVFKEHTLTALQGNNAIGHVRYSTAGGNTHSNIQPITANVHGMPVALSHNGNIENSKELRNFLESSGSIIHASSDSEIILHLIARSNKLNFIEKLVSAFEQLTGAFSILLLTPTHLYAVVDSFAYRPLSLGKMQKENSIESWIIASETCAMDLVGAQFIRDLLPGEILSINLSNGEMQSYALHQSREPNPTPARCVFEHVYFARPDSLVWNILAQNSRFALGEELANSLPVAADMVIAVPDSGVPMAMGYAHASRIPYKIGFIRNHYVGRTFIEPAQNVRNFKVRLKLNPVRETIRGKKIIVIDDSIVRGTTSRKIIELLYEAGASEVHLRIGSPPVKFPCFYGIDTPKRKELLAQQLSLEDMNRFLKSTTLAFLSQTQLLKVMQKLSPSTLCNSKSKNGGWCVSCFSGEYQKQNTHFQQNPTQNTHPIYGDCQSEC